A single genomic interval of Mycolicibacterium sp. MU0053 harbors:
- a CDS encoding pyridoxal-phosphate dependent enzyme → MTLPDLLCGACGARYGVATLAWRCGCGGVLDVARNESTLHLDTAARHRNSLWRYESVLPVGYDAAVSLGEGCSPLVPAATAPNVRFKLDYLMPTASFKDRGAVVLATLARRLGVAAAVLDSSGNAGAAAAAYLARAAVPCRIHVPAATSRAKLAQLRAHGAQVVAAGTRADAAAAARSAATEPGVFYASHVYQPYFLHGVKTYGYELWEQCGRRLPDTVVVPVGNGTLLLGCALAFGELLRSGLAERMPTLVAVQAARCAPIAAAYDAGSAEVAPAGAAETVAEGIAIADPPRGAQILAAIRRSAGAVVTVSDDEIVSARAELGAQGLFVEPTAAVCWAAVRRRAPVVPALRAADVVVPLCGAGLKHPD, encoded by the coding sequence GTGACCCTTCCCGACCTGCTTTGCGGGGCCTGCGGGGCCCGGTACGGCGTGGCGACCCTGGCGTGGCGGTGTGGCTGCGGCGGGGTGCTCGACGTTGCGCGCAACGAGTCGACACTGCACCTCGACACGGCGGCCCGGCACCGAAATTCCTTGTGGCGCTATGAATCGGTCCTGCCGGTGGGCTACGACGCAGCGGTCAGCCTCGGCGAGGGGTGCTCTCCGCTGGTGCCGGCAGCGACCGCGCCCAACGTTCGATTCAAGCTGGACTACCTGATGCCGACGGCGTCGTTCAAGGATCGCGGTGCGGTGGTGCTGGCCACGCTGGCGCGCCGACTCGGTGTCGCGGCCGCGGTCCTCGACAGCAGCGGCAACGCCGGGGCCGCCGCCGCGGCGTATCTGGCGCGCGCGGCGGTGCCGTGCCGGATTCATGTCCCCGCGGCGACGTCGCGGGCCAAGCTCGCGCAGCTGCGCGCCCACGGGGCGCAGGTGGTGGCGGCGGGGACCCGGGCGGATGCCGCCGCGGCCGCGCGGTCGGCGGCAACGGAGCCGGGCGTGTTCTACGCCAGCCACGTCTACCAGCCGTACTTTCTGCACGGCGTCAAGACCTACGGTTACGAACTCTGGGAGCAGTGCGGGCGCCGCCTGCCGGACACCGTGGTGGTCCCGGTCGGCAACGGCACCCTGCTGCTGGGCTGTGCACTGGCGTTCGGCGAACTCCTCCGGTCCGGTCTGGCCGAACGAATGCCGACCTTAGTGGCCGTGCAGGCGGCGCGGTGCGCGCCGATCGCCGCGGCCTACGACGCCGGATCCGCCGAGGTGGCCCCGGCCGGGGCGGCGGAGACGGTCGCCGAGGGCATCGCGATCGCGGACCCGCCGCGGGGCGCCCAGATCCTGGCGGCGATCCGCCGTAGTGCGGGTGCGGTGGTGACCGTCAGCGACGACGAAATTGTCTCCGCCCGCGCCGAACTCGGAGCTCAGGGACTTTTCGTGGAACCCACCGCGGCGGTCTGCTGGGCGGCGGTGCGCCGCCGGGCCCCGGTGGTCCCGGCACTACGAGCGGCCGACGTCGTCGTCCCGTTGTGCGGTGCGGGGCTCAAGCACCCCGATTAG
- a CDS encoding transglycosylase family protein — translation MESIRKFCAAAALTGTFLVALLAVSLGLSAGAAHADSVNWDAIAQCESGGNWSVNTGNGYYGGLQFSPATWASNGGVGNPAHAPREEQIRVAERVLTTQGLKAWPKCGAKAGAPFATTVGVPTSPSMPKWRPGTYIRNTINEVLALIPRVQH, via the coding sequence ATGGAAAGCATCCGGAAGTTCTGCGCCGCGGCCGCCCTGACCGGCACCTTCCTCGTCGCCCTCCTGGCCGTGTCCCTCGGACTGTCCGCGGGCGCCGCACACGCCGACAGCGTGAATTGGGACGCCATCGCGCAGTGCGAATCGGGTGGGAATTGGTCGGTCAACACCGGCAATGGCTATTACGGCGGGTTGCAATTCAGCCCCGCGACGTGGGCCTCCAATGGCGGCGTGGGCAATCCCGCCCATGCGCCGCGCGAAGAGCAGATCCGGGTGGCCGAGCGGGTTTTGACGACCCAGGGCCTCAAGGCGTGGCCCAAGTGCGGCGCCAAGGCCGGCGCGCCGTTCGCCACCACCGTGGGCGTGCCCACCAGCCCGTCGATGCCCAAGTGGCGTCCCGGTACCTACATCCGCAACACCATCAACGAAGTCCTGGCGCTCATCCCGCGCGTGCAGCACTGA
- a CDS encoding protein disulfide oxidoreductase, with translation MSKFFGRTRGALLAAVAAALMAVVVMGPAAPTAAADPRLDFTGTTISGAPFDGASLQGKPAVLWFWTPWCPFCNQEAPVVSRVAAANPDVTFVGVAARSDVAAMANFVSKYNLNFTNLDDADGSIWARFDVPWQPAYLFVEADGTSSFVNNPTSAMSEQDLSNRVNALTA, from the coding sequence ATGAGCAAATTCTTTGGGCGCACGCGCGGTGCCCTGCTCGCCGCCGTCGCCGCGGCGTTGATGGCAGTGGTGGTGATGGGCCCCGCCGCACCGACGGCCGCCGCCGATCCCCGACTCGATTTCACCGGCACCACGATCTCCGGGGCGCCGTTCGACGGTGCGAGCCTGCAGGGCAAGCCGGCGGTGCTGTGGTTCTGGACCCCGTGGTGCCCGTTCTGCAATCAGGAGGCGCCGGTGGTGAGCCGGGTCGCCGCCGCCAATCCGGACGTCACCTTCGTGGGGGTCGCGGCCCGCTCCGATGTGGCCGCCATGGCCAACTTCGTCTCGAAGTACAACCTGAACTTCACCAATCTCGACGACGCCGACGGCTCGATCTGGGCGCGGTTCGACGTGCCGTGGCAGCCCGCGTACCTGTTCGTCGAGGCCGACGGCACGTCCAGCTTCGTCAACAACCCCACCTCGGCGATGAGCGAACAGGACCTGAGCAACCGGGTGAACGCGCTGACCGCGTAG
- a CDS encoding cytochrome c biogenesis CcdA family protein, with protein sequence MDPKLAGLAFAAGLVAVLNPCGFAMLPAYLTLVVAGPATGRRAALGRAAVAAVAMTLGFIAVFAVFGALTVAVASAIQQYLPAVTVLIGVLLVVLGGWLLSGRELRFALPGGLAERTQRAPTVRLVSMFGYGLGFAVASLSCTIGPFLAVTAAGARASSWTAAALVYLSYAAGFALVVGTLAVAAALASSALADRLRRVLPIINRVGGAVVVLVGLYVAYYGVYELRLFHGGAGPSDPLIAAAGRVQAVLAGWVHTHGAWPWLAALAVLVAIALCWRLFRAHPDGAGSDDAVSIRP encoded by the coding sequence GTGGATCCCAAACTCGCCGGACTGGCGTTCGCCGCCGGCCTGGTCGCCGTCCTGAACCCCTGCGGGTTCGCGATGTTGCCCGCCTACCTGACCTTGGTGGTGGCCGGCCCGGCGACCGGTCGCCGCGCCGCGCTGGGACGGGCCGCCGTGGCCGCGGTGGCGATGACCCTGGGCTTCATCGCGGTGTTCGCGGTGTTCGGCGCGCTGACCGTGGCGGTGGCGTCCGCCATTCAGCAGTACCTGCCCGCGGTCACGGTGCTCATCGGCGTGCTGCTGGTGGTGCTGGGGGGCTGGTTGCTGAGCGGACGGGAACTGCGGTTCGCGCTGCCCGGGGGTCTGGCCGAGCGCACGCAGCGCGCGCCGACGGTCCGGCTGGTCTCGATGTTCGGCTACGGACTCGGGTTCGCGGTGGCGTCGCTGTCGTGCACCATCGGGCCGTTCCTGGCCGTGACCGCCGCCGGCGCCCGGGCGTCGTCGTGGACCGCGGCCGCGCTGGTGTACCTGAGTTACGCCGCCGGTTTCGCCCTGGTCGTGGGGACCCTGGCGGTCGCTGCCGCGCTCGCCAGTTCCGCGCTGGCGGATCGGTTGCGTCGGGTGCTGCCGATCATCAACCGGGTCGGGGGAGCGGTCGTGGTGCTGGTCGGTCTCTATGTCGCCTACTACGGCGTCTACGAATTGCGGTTGTTCCACGGCGGCGCCGGGCCGTCCGATCCGCTGATCGCGGCCGCGGGCCGGGTGCAGGCCGTACTGGCGGGGTGGGTGCACACCCATGGCGCCTGGCCGTGGCTGGCGGCCCTGGCCGTCCTGGTGGCAATCGCGCTGTGCTGGCGATTGTTTCGCGCGCACCCCGATGGTGCCGGCTCCGACGATGCCGTTAGCATTCGGCCATGA
- the fdxA gene encoding ferredoxin → MTYVIGSACVDVVDKSCVQDCPADCIYEGERSLYINPDECVDCAACAFICKVDAIYYESDLPEDQRRHLADNAAFFTQILPGRGAPLGSPGGAAGLGPVGVDTPMVAAMPRKV, encoded by the coding sequence ATGACCTATGTGATCGGTAGTGCGTGCGTGGACGTCGTCGACAAATCCTGTGTGCAGGACTGCCCGGCCGACTGCATCTACGAGGGCGAGCGGTCGTTGTACATCAACCCCGACGAGTGCGTCGACTGTGCGGCCTGCGCGTTCATCTGCAAGGTGGACGCGATCTATTACGAGAGTGACCTGCCCGAAGACCAACGCCGGCACCTGGCCGACAACGCCGCCTTCTTCACGCAGATATTGCCCGGCCGCGGCGCGCCGCTGGGCTCACCGGGTGGTGCGGCCGGACTGGGACCGGTCGGCGTGGACACGCCGATGGTCGCCGCGATGCCCAGAAAAGTCTGA
- a CDS encoding DUF7159 family protein, translated as MDTVLGLSVTATNVQTVLVEGCGGDGATLGHDEFDVFAGDGFGMRASEQVAEAVLSIAASDGHRLHAIGVTWSADADLEASLLLDSLADKGLANVVAVQSPRAAEALARSIGRMIGYQRTAVCILEPGAAILSLVDTDSGEIDTLISHAIDSDEQLTAWIQAGLERRHWRPEGLFLVGSVGDLDTLAGLLQDELGLPVFDPPEAELALAHGAALASAADPNSTGPTGAVATGRWPAVPLTMLVAGAVTFVVAVSLAVSPHLIPQGEAHRDAAVATKPSENIGKAPVKPPAPKVAPKAQVPPPQAPPPPEAPLPEAVAPPPAQPPPPSPAAPVEPPLPVAEPIPTFEAVEPVAPPVQVVQPINPIQAPPPPPPVVAPAVPPVPEKPRLRDRIIDKIPGLNRFN; from the coding sequence GTGGACACGGTGCTGGGCCTGTCAGTGACGGCCACCAACGTCCAAACCGTCCTCGTCGAGGGCTGCGGTGGCGACGGCGCCACCCTCGGTCACGACGAGTTCGACGTGTTCGCCGGTGACGGATTCGGGATGCGTGCCTCCGAGCAGGTGGCCGAGGCGGTGCTGAGCATCGCGGCCTCCGACGGCCACCGACTGCACGCGATCGGTGTCACCTGGAGCGCGGATGCGGACCTGGAGGCGTCGCTGTTGCTGGACTCGCTGGCCGACAAGGGCCTGGCCAACGTGGTCGCGGTGCAATCACCTCGCGCGGCCGAGGCGCTGGCCCGCAGCATCGGCCGAATGATCGGATACCAACGCACTGCCGTCTGCATCCTGGAACCCGGTGCGGCCATTCTGTCGCTGGTCGATACCGATTCCGGCGAAATCGACACCCTGATCAGCCACGCTATCGACAGCGACGAGCAGCTCACGGCGTGGATCCAGGCCGGCCTCGAACGTCGGCACTGGCGTCCGGAGGGACTGTTTCTGGTCGGCTCGGTCGGTGACCTGGACACCCTGGCCGGCCTGCTCCAAGACGAGCTGGGCCTGCCCGTGTTCGACCCGCCGGAGGCCGAACTCGCCCTGGCGCACGGCGCCGCGTTGGCCTCGGCCGCGGACCCGAATTCCACGGGTCCGACCGGCGCGGTGGCCACCGGTCGATGGCCCGCCGTTCCGTTGACCATGCTGGTCGCCGGCGCTGTCACGTTCGTGGTGGCGGTGTCGCTGGCCGTCAGCCCGCACCTGATTCCGCAAGGCGAGGCCCACCGCGACGCCGCGGTGGCCACCAAGCCGAGCGAGAACATCGGCAAGGCCCCGGTCAAGCCGCCGGCACCCAAGGTCGCCCCCAAGGCGCAGGTCCCGCCGCCGCAGGCGCCGCCGCCCCCGGAGGCGCCGTTACCCGAAGCCGTGGCGCCGCCGCCTGCGCAGCCGCCCCCGCCGTCGCCGGCGGCCCCGGTCGAACCGCCCCTGCCGGTGGCCGAACCGATCCCGACCTTCGAGGCCGTCGAGCCGGTCGCCCCGCCAGTACAGGTGGTACAACCCATCAACCCGATTCAGGCCCCGCCGCCCCCGCCACCGGTGGTGGCGCCGGCAGTGCCCCCGGTGCCGGAGAAGCCGCGGCTGCGGGACCGGATCATCGACAAGATCCCCGGCCTGAACCGGTTCAACTGA
- a CDS encoding sterol desaturase family protein has product MTKSRKEFTLDDAVREFVRHPTPWMIAAALATASTLRLLLGDWQPTDALIPLAMLAAFPFVEWIIHVVILHWRPRRIAGLVLDPLLARKHREHHVDPRRVELIFIPWQALLWVLPAAVILAVVVFARLELALTFVAFLAALGLVYEWMHYLIHADYKPRSAVYKAIWRNHRQHHFKNEKFWFTVTSAGTADRVLGTGPDPRSVPTSPTAKNLHALNP; this is encoded by the coding sequence ATGACCAAGTCCCGCAAGGAATTCACGCTCGACGACGCGGTGCGCGAGTTCGTCAGACACCCCACGCCCTGGATGATCGCCGCGGCGCTGGCCACCGCGTCGACACTGCGCTTGCTACTGGGAGACTGGCAGCCCACCGACGCGCTGATCCCGCTGGCGATGCTGGCCGCGTTCCCCTTCGTGGAATGGATCATCCACGTGGTGATCCTGCACTGGCGACCGCGCCGGATCGCGGGCCTGGTGCTCGATCCGCTGTTGGCACGCAAGCACCGCGAGCATCACGTGGACCCGCGTCGGGTCGAGTTGATCTTCATCCCGTGGCAGGCGCTGCTATGGGTGTTGCCCGCCGCGGTCATCCTGGCCGTAGTGGTGTTTGCCCGCCTCGAACTCGCGTTGACGTTTGTGGCGTTCCTGGCCGCGCTCGGGTTGGTCTACGAGTGGATGCACTACCTGATCCATGCCGATTATAAGCCCAGATCTGCTGTCTACAAAGCGATTTGGCGCAACCATCGGCAGCACCATTTCAAGAACGAGAAGTTCTGGTTCACCGTCACCAGCGCCGGCACCGCCGACCGCGTCCTCGGCACCGGTCCGGACCCGAGGTCGGTGCCCACCTCGCCCACCGCGAAGAACCTGCATGCGCTCAATCCATGA
- a CDS encoding FadR/GntR family transcriptional regulator — protein MALKPVNRRSVPEDVFDQIVGEVLRGEVRPGESLPSERRLAEVLGVSRPAVREALKRLTAAGLVEVRQGDATTVRDFRRHGGLDLLPHLLVRDGVVDVAVVRSILETRLHNGPKVAELAALRGAEELPGLLTETIELIAAEQDPIARQRHALEFWDHIVDAADSIAFRLMYNTLRATYEPALPALATMMAAEVGRPAAYRRLAAAIAAGDGPGSAQAAIDLLAPATTAILAALEELGDQ, from the coding sequence ATGGCCCTGAAACCCGTCAATCGCCGATCGGTCCCCGAGGACGTCTTCGACCAGATCGTCGGCGAGGTGCTGCGCGGCGAGGTCCGCCCCGGCGAAAGCCTGCCCAGTGAACGGCGACTCGCCGAGGTGCTCGGGGTATCGCGTCCCGCGGTTCGGGAGGCTCTCAAACGCCTGACCGCCGCCGGGTTGGTCGAGGTGCGCCAGGGCGACGCCACCACCGTTCGCGACTTTCGCCGGCACGGCGGCCTGGACCTGCTGCCCCATCTGCTGGTCCGCGACGGGGTGGTGGACGTCGCGGTGGTCCGCAGCATCCTGGAAACCCGGTTGCACAACGGCCCCAAGGTCGCCGAACTCGCCGCCCTCCGCGGCGCCGAGGAGCTGCCCGGCCTGCTCACCGAGACCATCGAACTCATTGCCGCCGAGCAGGATCCGATTGCCCGGCAGCGACACGCGCTGGAGTTTTGGGATCACATCGTCGATGCCGCCGACTCCATCGCGTTCCGGCTGATGTACAACACCCTGCGCGCCACCTACGAGCCGGCGCTACCCGCGTTGGCCACGATGATGGCCGCCGAGGTGGGTCGGCCGGCCGCCTACCGCCGCCTCGCCGCGGCCATTGCCGCCGGCGATGGACCGGGTTCCGCCCAGGCGGCCATCGACCTGCTGGCACCGGCGACCACCGCGATCCTGGCCGCTCTCGAGGAATTGGGTGACCAATGA
- a CDS encoding cytochrome P450, with translation MSGPSLPPGFDFTDADLNCARLPVEELTELRRVAPIWWNEQPIGDGGFDDGGYWVVTKHKDVKEISIRSDVFSSEAKTALPRYPRGSTQQQLETGKYVLLNMDAPHHTHLRKIISRGFTPRAVERLRADLNERAQNIAKAAAAQGSGDFVEDVACELPLQAIAGLIGVPLEDRKKLFDWSNQMVSDDDPEFAHYDNRSAATELIMYAMQLAAVRAKEPGEDIVTTLIEADVEGHKLSDDEFGFFMVLLAVAGNETTRNSITHGMIAFAEHPEQWELYRRERPQTAVDEIVRWATPVSSFQRTALTDYELSGVPIKAGQRVVMSYRSANFDEEVFKDPFTFDILRDPNPHVGFGGTGAHYCIGANLARMTIDLMFNAVADHMPKLSSAGAPQRLRSGWLNGIKHWPVRYQ, from the coding sequence ATGTCCGGTCCAAGCCTGCCCCCCGGCTTCGATTTCACCGACGCAGATCTGAACTGCGCGCGGCTGCCCGTCGAGGAACTCACCGAGTTGCGCCGCGTGGCGCCGATCTGGTGGAACGAACAGCCCATCGGCGACGGGGGTTTCGACGACGGCGGCTACTGGGTGGTGACCAAGCACAAAGACGTCAAGGAGATCTCCATCCGCAGCGACGTCTTCTCGAGCGAGGCGAAGACCGCCCTCCCGCGTTACCCGCGGGGTTCGACCCAACAGCAGTTGGAGACGGGCAAGTACGTGCTGCTGAACATGGACGCGCCGCACCACACGCATCTGCGCAAGATCATCTCGCGGGGCTTCACCCCGCGCGCGGTGGAGCGCTTGCGGGCCGACCTGAACGAGCGGGCGCAGAACATCGCCAAGGCCGCCGCCGCCCAGGGTTCCGGCGACTTTGTCGAGGACGTGGCCTGCGAGTTGCCCCTGCAGGCCATCGCCGGACTGATCGGGGTCCCGCTGGAGGACCGCAAGAAGCTGTTCGACTGGTCGAATCAGATGGTCAGCGATGACGATCCGGAATTCGCCCACTACGACAACCGCAGCGCGGCCACGGAACTGATCATGTACGCCATGCAGTTGGCTGCGGTGCGCGCCAAGGAGCCCGGCGAGGACATCGTGACCACCCTGATCGAAGCCGATGTCGAGGGCCACAAGCTCTCCGACGACGAGTTCGGCTTCTTCATGGTCCTGCTGGCCGTGGCCGGGAACGAGACCACCAGGAACTCGATCACCCACGGCATGATCGCGTTCGCCGAACATCCCGAGCAGTGGGAGCTCTACCGGCGAGAACGGCCGCAGACCGCGGTCGACGAGATCGTTCGATGGGCGACGCCGGTGTCCTCCTTCCAGCGCACCGCGTTGACCGACTATGAACTGTCCGGCGTGCCGATCAAAGCCGGCCAACGCGTCGTGATGTCCTATCGCTCAGCCAATTTCGACGAAGAAGTGTTCAAGGACCCGTTCACCTTCGACATCCTGCGTGATCCCAATCCGCACGTCGGCTTCGGCGGCACCGGCGCGCACTACTGCATCGGCGCCAACCTGGCGCGGATGACCATCGACCTGATGTTCAATGCTGTCGCCGACCACATGCCGAAGCTGTCCTCGGCTGGGGCTCCGCAGCGGCTGCGCTCCGGGTGGCTCAACGGCATCAAGCACTGGCCGGTCCGCTACCAGTGA